In Cytobacillus oceanisediminis, the following proteins share a genomic window:
- a CDS encoding efflux RND transporter permease subunit → MLEWILKRSKIILILFLLFIIVGAFTFLQLPQREIPETAINIGTVNTVYPGATVDSVERNITNPIESKLQSIEGIEEISSSSAAGFSAIIVTVSDGEDKKEVFSNIRQAVSDAAAGFPEEAFEPEINETNVKMPIVSYHLTSDSIDNLLPLQDELARWKEEVESLKGVEGVTIKGLAEEEIAIQLDPESLKEKGIILPDVIEAINEEYYPAPIGKQELNSEIVQLTVDHFTTEDEMEDVYVGKTPQGESVVLGDIGNVEIVQKEKEDIVTFKGKPSISFTAFVEAGQDIPSVNDIVSEKTEELSKSLPENVTFENYYSQANLVNEIFDGLFLSLAISVIAVILTTALGLTVSGAFVVALAIPISVLMGLIPLPVSGVDLNQISVIGAIIALGILVDDSIVVNDNIQRRYKLGDNALKGAINGTKEIWVSIVTSSLAIVFTFLPLIFLSGGNGAFIRALPTVLITTILASTLVALIFVPMMRYMMYSRTSRKVSDAPGLLGKPLNKSADLYADNLLKSFSKKPKLVSFLGLIVTTAILGLAVLTPFEFFPAADREEVTIDVSLPIGTTLEETAKELENIEKMLLSDKGVKETSVFAGTGLPNLFNSSLNVTGSNTGQIVARVDRENQTAQGLIDDWSPILREEYPDSEIFMETIQQGPPAGAPVTVTVKGPELDKLLELRDNLSRGMNEAGADFVVDNIGSPEPTLKYVPKRELLEEYGITVNEISEQIRLATEGISLKAFDNGVVKRDMSILLGDKGAELDLSKLEIPAESTQGGPPALISADTLVEAERTKGIQRIPHLNGERAITIRAFPKDEKTFKETVQNLVDDEREKMNDKDYSISLGGENQAQNDFFAEITVLFIIVIFLVYLLIAFQFNSLGLPFLVLVAVYLAIAGAILGLFVTQTPISFLAVMGMVSLTGIVVRNSVVLIEFMEQGLKTGMSIQDAVVEAGRVRFRPIILTALTSIVALIPVAVSGDALFTPLAITIISGISFSVILTLIIVPMMYLAFKKVPDTHATQDQ, encoded by the coding sequence ATGCTGGAATGGATTCTTAAGCGATCCAAAATCATATTGATCTTGTTTTTATTGTTTATTATCGTAGGAGCCTTTACATTCTTACAGCTCCCTCAAAGGGAAATTCCTGAAACAGCCATTAATATCGGGACGGTAAATACGGTTTATCCCGGAGCGACTGTTGACAGTGTGGAGAGAAATATTACCAATCCCATTGAGTCTAAATTGCAGTCCATTGAAGGGATTGAAGAAATCAGTTCATCTTCAGCTGCCGGCTTCTCTGCTATTATCGTAACCGTATCTGACGGAGAAGACAAAAAAGAAGTGTTCAGCAATATCCGGCAGGCTGTTTCAGACGCTGCTGCCGGATTTCCTGAAGAAGCATTTGAGCCTGAAATTAATGAAACGAATGTAAAAATGCCAATCGTTTCTTACCATCTTACAAGTGACAGTATAGATAACCTTCTTCCTTTACAGGATGAACTGGCGCGCTGGAAGGAAGAAGTTGAATCGTTAAAAGGTGTTGAAGGTGTAACTATAAAAGGTTTAGCTGAAGAAGAAATCGCTATACAGCTTGACCCTGAATCACTAAAAGAAAAAGGCATCATTCTGCCTGATGTGATCGAGGCAATAAATGAAGAATACTACCCTGCGCCAATAGGAAAACAAGAATTAAATTCGGAAATCGTTCAATTGACAGTGGATCATTTTACGACTGAGGATGAGATGGAAGATGTATATGTTGGAAAGACACCTCAGGGTGAATCTGTCGTTCTTGGTGATATTGGCAATGTGGAAATTGTTCAGAAGGAAAAAGAAGATATTGTTACATTTAAAGGCAAACCTTCGATTTCATTCACAGCATTTGTGGAAGCAGGACAGGATATTCCGTCAGTTAATGATATCGTAAGCGAAAAAACGGAGGAACTCAGCAAATCCCTGCCTGAGAATGTGACTTTTGAGAATTATTATTCACAGGCGAATCTCGTCAACGAGATTTTTGACGGCCTGTTTCTATCCCTTGCCATCTCAGTCATTGCAGTAATATTAACAACGGCCCTTGGCCTGACTGTTTCAGGTGCATTCGTTGTTGCACTGGCTATACCGATTTCAGTATTAATGGGGCTTATTCCCCTGCCGGTTTCCGGAGTTGATTTAAATCAGATTTCGGTGATTGGTGCCATAATCGCATTAGGGATTTTGGTTGATGACTCCATAGTTGTTAATGATAATATCCAAAGACGGTATAAACTTGGAGACAATGCATTAAAAGGAGCTATAAATGGGACAAAAGAAATCTGGGTTTCGATTGTTACCTCCTCCCTTGCGATTGTTTTTACCTTCCTGCCGCTTATCTTTCTATCTGGAGGGAATGGGGCATTTATCCGAGCGCTGCCAACAGTGCTGATAACTACCATTTTGGCTTCAACTTTGGTTGCGCTGATATTTGTGCCAATGATGCGCTACATGATGTACAGCAGAACGAGCAGGAAAGTTTCGGATGCACCCGGTTTATTGGGAAAGCCGCTGAATAAATCTGCAGATCTATATGCTGACAATCTTTTAAAGTCTTTTTCCAAGAAACCTAAGCTTGTTTCTTTCTTAGGATTGATTGTTACTACAGCTATTTTAGGGCTTGCTGTGTTAACGCCTTTTGAGTTCTTCCCTGCTGCAGATCGTGAAGAAGTGACGATCGATGTGTCTTTGCCAATCGGCACAACACTTGAAGAGACTGCCAAAGAACTTGAGAACATTGAAAAGATGCTTTTAAGCGACAAGGGTGTGAAGGAAACAAGTGTCTTTGCCGGGACAGGTTTGCCTAACTTATTTAATAGCTCCCTTAATGTGACTGGTTCCAATACAGGTCAGATTGTTGCCCGGGTAGACCGTGAGAACCAGACCGCACAGGGGCTAATCGATGACTGGTCGCCCATTTTGAGAGAGGAATATCCCGATTCAGAAATTTTCATGGAAACGATACAGCAGGGGCCTCCTGCTGGTGCACCTGTGACGGTAACAGTCAAAGGACCAGAGTTAGATAAACTGCTGGAACTCCGCGATAACCTCTCTAGAGGAATGAATGAAGCAGGAGCTGATTTTGTAGTCGATAATATCGGCAGTCCTGAACCAACTTTAAAATACGTACCGAAGAGAGAGCTTCTGGAGGAATATGGGATAACGGTCAACGAGATCAGTGAGCAGATTCGTCTGGCCACTGAAGGGATATCGCTTAAAGCTTTTGATAATGGTGTTGTCAAAAGAGATATGAGTATCCTTCTTGGAGATAAAGGTGCAGAACTTGACCTATCCAAGCTGGAAATCCCAGCGGAAAGCACACAGGGTGGACCTCCGGCTTTGATCTCCGCTGACACGCTTGTTGAGGCAGAAAGAACGAAGGGAATTCAGCGGATTCCTCACCTTAATGGGGAAAGGGCCATTACAATCAGGGCTTTCCCGAAGGATGAGAAAACCTTTAAGGAAACCGTGCAAAATCTTGTGGATGACGAACGTGAAAAAATGAATGATAAAGATTACAGCATTTCATTAGGCGGGGAAAACCAGGCACAGAATGATTTCTTTGCCGAAATAACGGTATTGTTTATTATCGTGATTTTCCTTGTATATTTGCTGATCGCATTTCAATTTAATTCACTTGGCCTGCCATTCCTTGTGTTAGTTGCCGTATACCTGGCGATTGCCGGTGCGATTCTTGGCTTATTCGTTACACAAACGCCAATCAGTTTCCTTGCTGTAATGGGCATGGTTTCATTGACAGGCATAGTAGTCCGGAACTCTGTTGTTTTAATCGAATTTATGGAACAGGGATTAAAAACAGGAATGTCCATTCAAGATGCAGTAGTTGAAGCTGGACGTGTCAGATTCAGGCCAATTATCCTGACTGCCCTCACTTCGATTGTTGCATTAATACCTGTTGCAGTTAGCGGCGACGCACTCTTCACGCCGCTTGCCATCACCATCATCTCAGGCATCTCATTCTCGGTCATCCTGACCCTGATCATTGTTCCGATGATGTATCTTGCGTTTAAAAAGGTGCCAGACACCCATGCCACTCAAGATCAATAA
- a CDS encoding divergent polysaccharide deacetylase family protein — MKIFISIFLLIFSFASIGTPISAAPLKPELAIVIDDLGNNMKGTAEMMELPVTLTVAIMPFMPTTKEDAELASKNGHEVIVHMPMEPKRGKRSWLGPGAITTDLTDEEIRSRVESAIKEVPHAVGMNHHMGSRATENERVMRIVLEVCKKHGLFYLDSKTTGKSVVGKLANEMGVPYVENNIFFDDIYTTAHITKQADRLAEKLVKNERIIAIGHVGITGTKMVNVLKEYIPVYKKKAEIVPLSELIPGYELIDEGP, encoded by the coding sequence ATGAAAATATTCATCAGCATATTTTTATTGATTTTTTCATTCGCAAGTATAGGAACTCCCATAAGTGCTGCCCCGCTAAAACCTGAATTGGCCATTGTCATTGACGATCTTGGAAATAACATGAAGGGAACAGCAGAAATGATGGAGCTGCCGGTGACCTTAACGGTTGCCATCATGCCTTTCATGCCAACGACAAAAGAAGATGCAGAACTGGCAAGTAAAAATGGGCATGAAGTGATCGTTCATATGCCAATGGAGCCGAAAAGAGGAAAGAGGAGCTGGCTTGGGCCGGGGGCCATCACAACAGATTTAACCGATGAAGAAATCCGCAGCAGGGTGGAGAGTGCCATTAAAGAGGTGCCGCATGCTGTCGGGATGAATCACCATATGGGTTCAAGAGCCACTGAAAATGAACGGGTCATGAGAATTGTCCTTGAAGTATGCAAAAAACACGGATTATTTTATCTCGACAGCAAAACAACCGGGAAAAGTGTCGTCGGTAAACTGGCAAATGAAATGGGTGTACCATATGTTGAAAACAATATTTTCTTTGATGACATATATACTACTGCCCATATCACAAAACAGGCAGACAGACTCGCTGAAAAACTGGTGAAAAATGAACGCATCATCGCAATAGGCCATGTCGGCATCACAGGAACAAAGATGGTTAATGTGCTTAAAGAGTATATACCTGTTTATAAAAAGAAAGCAGAAATAGTGCCGCTGTCAGAACTGATTCCAGGCTATGAACTTATTGACGAAGGACCATGA
- a CDS encoding ABC transporter substrate-binding protein, translated as MKKLVQALAAVLIVSFALLYIVSGLNSSQGYTSGNTLTIFNWGDYIDADLVEKFEQETGIKVIYETFDSNEAMMTKIEQGGTAYDIAVPSEYAIEKMKEEDLLLPVDHSKIPNLKYIDQRFMDLPFDPGNEYSIPYFWGTVGILYNTDILGDKKITSWNDLWDPELKNQILLIDGAREVMGMGLNSLHYSLNDKNRDHLIEAKEKLDSLTPNIKAIVGDEIRMLMENDEAGIGVVWSGTAQELMWEKDNLEYVLPEEGSNLWFDNMVIPKTAKNPEAAHQFMNFILDPENAAQNTEYVGYSTPNKEALKYMDEETISDERFYPDEEMTARLEVYENLGKRMLAYYNELFLEFKMHKK; from the coding sequence ATGAAGAAGCTTGTCCAGGCGCTCGCCGCCGTATTAATTGTTTCATTTGCCTTGTTGTACATCGTTTCAGGGCTGAATTCCTCCCAGGGCTATACAAGCGGCAATACTTTGACCATTTTTAACTGGGGCGACTATATAGATGCAGACTTGGTGGAAAAGTTCGAGCAGGAAACAGGCATAAAAGTCATCTATGAGACATTCGATTCCAATGAAGCGATGATGACCAAAATTGAACAGGGCGGCACAGCTTATGATATTGCTGTTCCATCTGAATATGCGATTGAAAAAATGAAAGAGGAAGACCTGCTTTTGCCGGTCGACCATTCGAAAATTCCGAATCTGAAATATATAGATCAGCGTTTTATGGACCTGCCTTTTGATCCCGGGAATGAATATTCAATTCCCTATTTCTGGGGCACTGTCGGAATTCTTTATAACACGGATATTTTAGGTGATAAAAAAATCACAAGCTGGAATGATTTATGGGACCCTGAATTAAAGAACCAGATCCTGCTGATAGATGGGGCAAGGGAAGTTATGGGCATGGGTCTCAACAGTCTCCATTATTCGCTGAATGACAAAAATAGAGACCATTTGATCGAAGCTAAAGAAAAGCTCGATAGTCTTACTCCTAACATTAAAGCCATTGTCGGTGATGAAATCAGAATGCTGATGGAAAATGATGAAGCCGGCATTGGGGTGGTCTGGTCCGGCACTGCACAGGAGCTTATGTGGGAGAAGGATAATCTGGAATATGTACTTCCGGAAGAAGGCTCCAATCTTTGGTTTGATAATATGGTCATCCCTAAGACCGCCAAAAACCCGGAAGCTGCCCACCAGTTCATGAATTTCATCCTCGACCCGGAAAATGCGGCACAAAATACAGAATACGTTGGATATTCAACGCCGAATAAAGAAGCGCTGAAATATATGGACGAAGAAACAATCTCAGATGAACGATTCTATCCGGATGAAGAAATGACAGCCCGGCTGGAGGTTTATGAGAACCTCGGAAAAAGGATGCTTGCTTATTATAACGAGCTTTTCCTGGAGTTTAAAATGCATAAAAAATAA
- a CDS encoding ABC transporter permease, translated as MKKNRKWPAFYLALIFIILYAPIFYLIFYSFNSGGTMYQFEGFTLDWYRELFADTRLLIIVLNTVIIALLSAAISTIIGVAGALAISYARKRRVKNTLLSLNNVLIVSPDVIIGASFLILFTMIGLKLGFVSVLLAHIAFSVPIVVLMVLPKIEEMSTSMIYAAMDLGASRFDVLTKVILPYITPGIFAGFFMALTYSLDDFAVTFFVTGNGFTTLSVEIYSLARRGVSLNINALSALLFLFTIILVIGYYFITKRNEKPNGMGVRQ; from the coding sequence ATGAAAAAGAACAGGAAATGGCCGGCGTTTTATTTGGCTCTTATCTTTATTATCCTGTACGCCCCGATTTTTTACTTGATATTTTATTCATTCAACAGCGGAGGGACCATGTATCAATTCGAAGGTTTCACCTTGGATTGGTATCGGGAGCTGTTTGCTGATACCCGATTGCTCATCATTGTCCTTAATACCGTTATTATTGCCCTTTTATCTGCAGCGATTTCGACGATTATTGGAGTAGCTGGAGCACTTGCCATTTCCTATGCAAGAAAACGAAGAGTGAAAAACACGCTCCTATCTCTGAATAATGTGCTGATTGTCAGTCCGGATGTCATTATAGGCGCCTCGTTTTTGATTCTATTTACAATGATTGGGCTTAAGCTTGGATTTGTATCTGTTTTGCTTGCACACATAGCCTTTAGTGTTCCAATTGTCGTGCTGATGGTTTTGCCTAAAATAGAAGAAATGAGCACATCCATGATTTATGCAGCCATGGATCTTGGGGCAAGCAGGTTTGATGTGCTGACTAAAGTCATTCTCCCTTATATTACTCCTGGAATTTTCGCTGGCTTTTTTATGGCCCTGACGTATTCCCTGGATGATTTTGCGGTAACTTTTTTTGTTACAGGCAACGGCTTTACCACTTTGTCTGTTGAGATTTATTCACTGGCAAGAAGGGGAGTTTCTTTAAATATCAATGCTTTATCTGCTTTGCTTTTCCTATTTACAATTATTCTGGTTATAGGCTATTACTTTATTACGAAACGAAATGAGAAGCCTAATGGAATGGGGGTAAGGCAATGA
- a CDS encoding ABC transporter permease, protein MRTNSRNFYLIPYVLWIALFVVAPLLLVLYYSFFDIEGHFTFENYRNFFTPVYLKMTLSSFWYAFLITLFSLLIAYPTAYLLTKTKHKQLWLLLIILPSWINLLLKAYAFLGIFGTYGAANSFLDAMGIGSRQILFTDFSFIFVSVYIFLPFMILPIYNSLDELNPTLLDASNDLGGSSWVTFKRVIFPLTLDGVKAGCQIVFIPALSLFMLTRLIAGNRVITLGTAIEQHFLVTQDWGMGSTIAVFLIIAMVIIMVLTGRRKRGIL, encoded by the coding sequence ATGAGAACTAATTCCCGCAACTTTTATTTAATTCCTTATGTCCTTTGGATTGCCCTCTTTGTTGTAGCGCCATTGCTTCTTGTTCTGTACTATTCTTTTTTTGATATTGAAGGGCACTTCACTTTTGAGAATTATAGAAATTTCTTTACACCCGTTTATTTAAAAATGACCCTAAGCTCCTTTTGGTATGCCTTTTTAATTACGTTATTTTCATTGCTGATCGCTTATCCGACAGCCTATTTGCTTACTAAGACGAAACATAAGCAGCTGTGGCTCTTATTAATTATTCTGCCTTCGTGGATTAATTTGCTTTTGAAAGCCTATGCTTTTCTGGGCATCTTTGGAACATATGGTGCAGCGAATAGCTTTTTGGATGCAATGGGAATAGGGAGCAGGCAAATTCTATTCACTGATTTCAGCTTTATCTTTGTGTCGGTATACATCTTTCTTCCTTTTATGATCTTGCCGATATATAATTCTTTGGATGAACTGAATCCAACCCTTCTTGATGCTTCCAATGATTTAGGCGGGTCTTCCTGGGTTACATTTAAACGTGTTATTTTTCCTTTGACACTTGATGGGGTGAAAGCGGGATGCCAGATCGTCTTTATCCCTGCACTGTCATTATTCATGCTGACAAGGCTGATTGCAGGAAACCGTGTCATCACTCTTGGAACAGCCATTGAACAGCATTTCCTTGTGACACAGGACTGGGGAATGGGCTCGACCATTGCTGTATTCCTGATTATCGCAATGGTAATCATTATGGTGCTGACAGGCCGAAGAAAGCGGGGGATTCTATAA
- a CDS encoding ABC transporter ATP-binding protein, giving the protein MTDNTIIRFNSVTKRYDNDPPVLKDVSFEIERGKFYTLLGPSGCGKTTILRLIAGFTEPSEGDIYFNGRIINNVPANKRQVNTVFQDYALFPHLNVFENIAFGLKIKKMKKADIERKVKEALRFVNLEGYENREIKEMSGGQRQRVAIARAIVNEPEVILLDEPLSALDLKLRTEMQYELRELQRNLGITFIFVTHDQEEALAMSDEIFVLNSGSIEQSGTPTDIYDEPINRFVADFIGESNIVAGTMIQDYQVKFAGKLFECVDGGFEPNEDVEIVIRPEDLAITAPEDGKLKVQVDSQLFRGVHYEISCYDSDGNEWLVHSTKKATVGDQIGLHFDPEAIHVMRHGETEEEFDKRLEAYEEGSHEN; this is encoded by the coding sequence ATGACAGATAACACCATTATTCGATTTAATTCCGTAACAAAAAGATATGATAATGATCCGCCAGTTTTAAAGGATGTCAGCTTTGAAATAGAACGCGGGAAGTTCTATACCCTTTTAGGGCCATCGGGCTGTGGGAAAACGACCATATTGCGATTGATTGCCGGCTTTACTGAACCTTCCGAAGGGGACATTTATTTTAATGGGCGAATAATAAATAATGTTCCAGCCAACAAAAGGCAAGTAAACACTGTTTTTCAGGATTACGCCCTTTTTCCGCATCTGAATGTGTTTGAAAATATTGCATTCGGTTTAAAAATCAAAAAAATGAAGAAAGCGGATATTGAGAGGAAAGTAAAGGAAGCGCTAAGATTTGTGAACCTTGAAGGCTACGAAAATCGTGAAATTAAAGAAATGTCAGGGGGACAGCGCCAGCGAGTTGCCATCGCGCGTGCCATTGTCAATGAACCAGAGGTCATTCTCCTTGATGAACCTTTATCCGCACTTGATTTAAAGCTGCGGACCGAAATGCAATATGAGCTGAGGGAACTGCAGAGAAATCTGGGCATTACTTTTATTTTCGTCACACATGACCAGGAAGAAGCATTAGCCATGTCAGATGAAATATTCGTGCTTAACAGCGGGAGCATCGAGCAAAGCGGAACTCCTACTGACATATATGACGAGCCGATCAATCGTTTTGTAGCAGATTTTATTGGGGAATCAAATATTGTTGCTGGAACGATGATCCAGGATTATCAGGTAAAGTTTGCCGGAAAATTATTTGAGTGTGTTGATGGGGGCTTTGAGCCAAATGAAGATGTTGAGATCGTCATCCGGCCTGAAGACCTGGCTATTACCGCACCGGAAGATGGGAAACTGAAGGTGCAAGTTGACTCCCAGCTCTTTAGGGGAGTCCATTATGAAATCAGCTGCTATGACAGTGATGGCAATGAGTGGCTGGTCCATTCAACCAAAAAGGCGACAGTCGGGGATCAAATTGGCCTTCATTTCGACCCCGAAGCAATACACGTCATGAGGCATGGGGAAACAGAAGAGGAATTTGATAAGCGTCTTGAAGCTTATGAAGAGGGAAGCCATGAGAACTAA
- the queE gene encoding 7-carboxy-7-deazaguanine synthase QueE, with the protein MSKIPVLEIFGPTIQGEGMVIGQKTMFVRTAGCDYSCSWCDSSFTWDGSAKDSIRQMEPDEIWKELKELGGDGFSFVTISGGNPALLKNLNELISLLKAEKIKVCLETQGSRWQDWFYEIDELTLSPKPPSSGMNTDFDVLDYIVNNLQTKRMADQQFSLKIVVFDDKDYEYAKNVHKRYPGVPFYLQVGNDDTVTADDRNLLQRLLDKYDWLIEKTIHDSDLKDVKVLPQLHTYVWGNKRGV; encoded by the coding sequence TTGAGTAAAATCCCTGTTCTTGAAATTTTTGGACCGACCATTCAGGGTGAAGGAATGGTGATCGGCCAGAAAACGATGTTCGTCCGTACAGCAGGATGTGATTATTCATGCAGCTGGTGTGATTCCTCCTTTACCTGGGATGGAAGTGCAAAAGACAGCATCCGCCAAATGGAACCGGATGAAATCTGGAAGGAGCTCAAAGAGCTGGGCGGGGATGGATTTTCATTTGTGACCATTTCGGGCGGTAACCCAGCTTTATTAAAAAATTTGAATGAACTCATTTCTTTGCTGAAAGCGGAAAAAATTAAGGTCTGCCTGGAAACACAGGGAAGCCGATGGCAGGATTGGTTTTATGAAATTGATGAACTGACCCTTTCCCCAAAACCGCCAAGCTCAGGCATGAATACAGACTTTGATGTGCTCGATTATATTGTGAATAATCTTCAGACCAAAAGAATGGCTGACCAGCAGTTCTCACTGAAGATTGTTGTTTTTGATGATAAGGATTATGAATATGCCAAAAACGTTCATAAGCGCTATCCCGGCGTTCCGTTTTATCTGCAGGTGGGAAATGATGATACCGTTACAGCTGATGATCGAAATTTGTTGCAGAGACTGCTTGACAAATATGATTGGCTCATTGAAAAAACGATACATGACAGTGATTTGAAGGATGTTAAAGTACTTCCGCAGCTGCATACATATGTATGGGGCAATAAGCGCGGAGTGTAA
- the queD gene encoding 6-carboxytetrahydropterin synthase QueD yields MYGFRIVDKLQKINEDIKPDQLKYHHKRVMVSKEFTFDSAHHLHCYEGKCKNLHGHTYKVIFGISGFVDNRGLMIDFGDIKEIWKNEIEIFLDHKYLNETLPPMNTTAENMVVWIYEKMAESLQNRKEQYIGARVEFVRLFETPTSYAEARREWMEVE; encoded by the coding sequence ATGTACGGTTTCAGGATTGTTGATAAACTTCAGAAGATTAATGAGGATATTAAACCCGATCAGCTGAAATACCACCATAAGCGTGTAATGGTCAGCAAGGAATTCACTTTTGATTCAGCCCATCATCTGCATTGCTATGAAGGCAAATGCAAAAACCTGCATGGGCACACCTACAAGGTGATTTTTGGCATAAGCGGATTTGTGGATAACAGAGGGTTAATGATTGATTTCGGCGACATTAAAGAAATCTGGAAAAACGAAATTGAAATATTCCTCGACCACAAGTATCTGAATGAAACGCTGCCGCCAATGAATACGACGGCAGAGAATATGGTTGTCTGGATTTATGAAAAAATGGCAGAAAGCCTCCAAAACAGAAAAGAGCAATATATCGGTGCAAGAGTCGAATTTGTGCGCCTTTTTGAAACCCCTACAAGCTATGCAGAAGCAAGAAGGGAGTGGATGGAGGTTGAGTAA
- the queC gene encoding 7-cyano-7-deazaguanine synthase QueC, with product MKNDKALVVFSGGQDSTTCLFWAKERFAEVEAVTFNYNQRHKLEIECAQQIAKELGIRHHILDMSLLNQLAPNALTRDEIEVKDGEEGELPSTFVPGRNLLFLSFAGVLASQINAKHIITGVCETDFSGYPDCRDMFIKSLNVTLNLSMDEQFVIHTPLMWLNKAETWKLADELDALDYVREKTLTCYNGIPADGCGECPACHLRKNGLEVYLKEKEEL from the coding sequence ATGAAAAATGATAAAGCGCTCGTTGTGTTCAGCGGCGGTCAGGATAGTACAACTTGCTTATTCTGGGCAAAAGAACGTTTTGCAGAAGTGGAAGCAGTCACTTTTAATTATAATCAGCGTCATAAGCTGGAGATAGAATGTGCACAGCAAATAGCAAAAGAGCTGGGGATCAGGCACCATATTCTTGATATGTCCCTATTGAATCAGCTGGCACCAAATGCACTGACCCGAGATGAGATTGAAGTAAAGGATGGTGAGGAAGGCGAGCTTCCATCCACATTTGTGCCTGGGAGAAACCTTTTATTCCTGTCATTCGCTGGTGTACTGGCCAGTCAGATAAATGCAAAGCATATAATAACCGGGGTGTGCGAAACAGATTTCAGCGGCTACCCTGATTGCAGAGATATGTTTATAAAATCATTGAATGTCACACTTAATCTATCAATGGATGAACAGTTTGTGATCCATACACCTTTAATGTGGCTCAACAAAGCAGAGACATGGAAGCTGGCGGATGAATTGGATGCCCTTGACTATGTGCGTGAGAAAACACTGACATGCTATAACGGAATTCCGGCTGATGGCTGCGGTGAGTGTCCTGCATGCCATTTAAGGAAAAATGGCCTTGAAGTATACCTCAAAGAAAAGGAGGAGCTTTAA
- a CDS encoding CBS domain-containing protein: MEADIEINLSERFEAAFNRIHKALKQSAKNARTDRFYKLIEIQKNHSLIRLYEDDLHQFAKLRNAIVHEKIDLDYYIAEPHLETVEKIERIAGHFEKPKTALSIAATPVFYFYEDGKLTDVLAIINKFSHSQFPIYSRKEEYSWLLTSADIVKWMAEHFTEETIQLKKVKIKELFNKKSKHQISFAGKDTSIFELEDMFEDCRNKNEKLEGIIVTENGKPTEKPKGIITAWDLLEADSEN; the protein is encoded by the coding sequence TTGGAAGCAGATATAGAAATAAACTTATCAGAAAGGTTTGAGGCTGCTTTTAACCGTATTCACAAGGCCTTAAAACAATCTGCTAAAAACGCCAGAACAGATAGATTTTATAAACTTATAGAAATTCAGAAAAATCATTCCCTGATTCGATTATATGAAGATGATTTGCATCAGTTTGCCAAGCTGCGCAATGCCATTGTCCATGAAAAAATAGACCTTGATTATTATATTGCTGAGCCTCATCTCGAGACGGTAGAGAAGATTGAAAGGATTGCCGGCCATTTTGAAAAGCCAAAAACCGCACTCTCCATAGCTGCAACTCCGGTTTTTTATTTTTATGAAGATGGCAAGCTAACGGATGTACTGGCCATAATCAACAAATTTTCACACTCTCAATTCCCAATTTACTCGAGAAAAGAGGAATATTCATGGCTATTAACTTCGGCAGATATCGTGAAATGGATGGCAGAGCACTTTACAGAAGAAACAATCCAGTTGAAAAAGGTGAAAATAAAAGAGCTTTTCAATAAGAAATCAAAGCATCAAATCTCTTTTGCCGGCAAAGATACATCTATCTTTGAATTAGAGGATATGTTTGAGGACTGCCGAAATAAAAATGAAAAGCTTGAAGGGATCATTGTAACCGAGAATGGAAAGCCGACTGAAAAACCAAAAGGCATCATAACAGCCTGGGACCTCCTGGAAGCCGATTCAGAAAATTAA